The Spea bombifrons isolate aSpeBom1 chromosome 4, aSpeBom1.2.pri, whole genome shotgun sequence genome segment CCAGAGCTACTACCGCAGCGCTCACGGAGCTATTATCGCCTATGACATCACGCGGAGGCAAACCTTCGAGTCCGTTCCTCACTGGATCCATGAAGTGGAGAGGTTTGGAGCGGCCAACCTGATGGTCATGTTGATTGGTAAGCGAACCCAGCCCGATCCATTATACTTTCGGCTTCCAGAGCCACTTCATTTATCCTTCGTTCCTGGTTCTGGTTCGGATAGGGATACGTACTTTAGCCTCTTTATTACTACAAAAAATTGGTTACACGTCCATTGTTGGTAATTCCATGCCTTCCGATTGGATATTGCCCGAGGATATAATAGTTTGGGATGTAGTTGGGACAGGGAAAGGTTGCCATATTCTCTAATATGCGCGTAGATAGAACACGTCTCGACAATTACTGGGGTCAAAAGCCTCGTACGTAAGGCATCCATCCACAAGCTCTAGAACACCGATGGCGGCTTCCAATCAGATTTTCCATAGAGTCTCTTTGACGAATCCTCTTTATCGATGCCATctgtaaatagtttttttttttttaaataaaaacactccAGGTTGGTAAAAGTTAATATTCTTGCGCTACGACATGTTGAGCCCAACCGAGAATACTTGGCATTCCAGTCTAAAGTTCAGTGGCTTCTTCTGCACGATGTTTCTTTTGTTATCTTTGTTGGATTAAACGTAATCCCTCAGAAGCAAAATACAATTTATGTTTTATCTTAATTTGGTCCCAAGGGGCCCCAAACGCTCTCCGACCCAGCAGTGGGCACACCACATAAATCTGTCATTACAAGGagcaaaaaagaacaaaaaatatataattttgccaATTCTCTCCATTTCCCAAAAAGGTTTTTGTTCTCATTTGGCTATTCttaaaatgtgggttttttttgtttgtctttttttgtagtTGGGTgataataaatgattatttctcttttttgttttgaaggcAATAAGTCAGACCTCCTCGAGGAAAGGCAGATCCTGTTTGAGGAGGCTTGCACGCTTGCTGAAAACCGCGGCCTCCTGGCGGTTCTGGAGACCTCCGCTAAGGAGGCTCGCAACATCGACGAAGTCTTCCTGCTAATGGCCAAGGAGCTTATTGCGCGAAACACCCTCCACTTTCACAAGGAAAGCCCTCGGAACAGCTTTGCGCTGGACTCTAGGCCAGTTGTTGCCCCTACGGACCCGGCCAAGAACTGTCAGTGTTGATGGGATTTCCAATAGAAagactacaaaaaaaacccaaaggaaACAAGATCTACGAGCTTTCTCGCTCCCGGTTTGGTCTTGGCTCGTTTGGTCAGTGTTAGTTCATTTAAATCCACAACGGACACATCCTTTACCATTCCGATCGGACTCCAGTATTATATACTCTGCAAGACAACGGCTGCGTGGATTGGTCTTCCcatcaaaaacatttaattttgatACAAAGCCAGCTGACGATGCCCATCAATGCCGTTGATACAATTCCTTCCCAAGCTTCTTGGCCGCCATTTTGAAAAATCATTCATAATTGAGAGAAGACGTTTAAAGCCCACCGGCAAAGACCTACGTGTTGGATTATGGATTCTAGAAGACACTCCAATTCACAAAAGGGCCAAAGCCCCTCGTTTACAATTTTCTTAAGGTGCTCGGATGAAAATTCTGTCGTAGGAACTTCTAAATACTTTCAATAAGTTACTAACATTCGCCCATGGGTGGTATAGATCTCGCCCGACGTAACCAAAGGCCAAAGAGGTGTCTCTCGACACACAGACTATAGCATGCCGTCGATAAACTAGTTCCATGTTTGGCAGGAACAGGCAGATAAACTTTAAAGGTCATACCGCGCCCAGGCTGGAGACTACCAAGGTCTACACATTTAGCACGTCGACGGTGCCAGACACatggataataaaaataacgtaTTATTTCaccttctccatttttttttctactatcgcggttccccccccccaaagattacatttttgtctttatttattgatatattacCATTCACATTtctccatttttattataaccCAAGGCTCCGGTCTGACAACCTCGAAGTTGGGTCAAACCACGGGATGTTACAATATAGTCTTGCAGAAAAAACGAGTGAGACTAGACCTTTAGTAACACCAAGCAGTCGGGTTAACAGGGCTactgattttctttttgtgtattttatgaaGACTTAATGAGTCTTGTACCAATGTGCtagaaaataaatcagtttagtCCTCCCCGTCTCTACTAAACTCTACAAATGTATCAAGCCGGAAAGCAGGACCTCGCATAAATCCCGTTCTCACGCGCATGAATGTCTTCTTACAGtaataaatatcataaaaatggATGATCTTGAAAATCCAAATACCTTGAGTATTAAGAgagagaagacaaaaaaaaacaaaaaaaaacaaaacagttgaGACAAAGGATACGCATTACTACCTGTAGTCAAGGTTATATTTAAACCGGCAGAACCGGTAAACGGCAGCCGGGAGAACCGGTTTCCCGACGTTACTCCATAAAATGTTTCCAGCAACAACAAACGGGAAGTCTAATTATATATCTCAGAACccatttatttgaaaaaggtatttaaataaaaataaaatagatacatGGTTGTATCCAAATAGGAATCCGGATACAATTCCAAGTGTTTTGTCACCGGCTTAGGACATGCAAACAAAAAGTTTCTATAGATGtaaccaaaacaaataaaataatttagtagATTCCAATACTTCACTGCCCTTCCTGTTCTATTATTCTAAGGTGTCTATTCTCCACATATTTATagagattactttttttttgggggggggcaggatttTTTATGGGCTTTTAATGTCCTTCCAACAGTCCTGTTAGGGAGACAATAAAAGTTTGCAAATGCTTAGGATATAAACATAGAACAGATAATTACTGGGTAAACATTAACAGAGGCTCATCAATACCACAAATCAGATAACGCAGCATACGATTAAGAAAAATACTGCGAGGGATATTTAAAAGGGCCCACGCCGCATTTACCATCTGTTCATTCGGTCAGATTTATACATGACAAATTCATAATGGCTTTTGCTGCTCCTGCCTGACATTGAGCACTGCTGTTGAAAAGAGGGGAAGGAATTGTGCCATAGCTACACACACAGGCTCTCAATAAGAACGAAAGAACATTTTAAGCGACGTGACTGAAGCCGTACTCTTGGGCACAGATAGCagccaataatatataaaagaatagaAACATAAATTGGCCAGTATTTGCCCCGTCTAGCCTGCCTACtttaaagattcaaaccttaatcagtcgttggtctcgtcttagattcaggagccgtatgtctatcccatgcatgtttaatcccctcactgtattaccctctaccacttttgctgggaggctgttccacttatctcagtaaagtaaagccttccttacattacatctaagcctctaagaAGGGGCATGCCAGGCGGTTTACGCGTGACACAGCCACCACGAGAACCAAAACGAGTCCATAAACAGATAAAGTGCAATTCACATTGAACAGTTATTGACCTAAGAACAGTTGGACGCCGCGGTCCGCGCGTGATTTATAGCAAAACAAGGAACACGCAGCTGGAGTTTGTTTAAACAACCTCAACCCGTACAAAGTCCAGCCTTAGTGTAGAGAATCTGGATAAGTGCGTTATCCGCACGTGCCGGCATCACATCGTACGTTAGAGGACATGTCTTCCGGACGCGACTCACCCACCTCGCTCGAAGACTCCGGGAACGGTCGTTCTGCTGGAATGTACTAAACATAATTTATGACTTTATAATTCACCAAAGCATAAAAATGGTAATCATCCGGTCAGCCTCAAACTATGCAGCAACCGTTCATTCCAACCAAGAACACCTGCTGTTATGCACGTTATCGTGAAGCCGTCACCTGAAAATActtttatgtattattcattGCGGTATAATTTGCGTGATGCCTCTATAAAGATCCAATTACTTATTTCAGGCGGCGTTTTGTAGCTGATCCAGAAAGCCTAAGGCAGTTGGGAGATGTGCCCAGAATGCATAAAGGATGAGCTTCACCGggataattaaaacaaataaatacgaaaaatagaaataaaaacagaagccAATTATGTGAAGAGGCCACAGATTATACCGTGCAGCGACACCTACGCAGCGCAAGGTTTATCCCAATTCCACCTTTAAAGCTGTATTTTTCAGGGGTCATGAGAGTGGAACTCAGAACCACCTGCGTTCCTTACCATATCATCAAAAGAAGATAAGGAATGAACACAGACAGCAAATACTAAAGGACCGATCTCATTCATGAACATCGGGGATCCTGTACCCCTATGCGGCCACGTAACGACCGGCCCTATGCTACAACAAAggctcattaatggtgtcctgaAAGGGCTTTAAATTGCAGGAGAGTCTCGATGAGTTAAAAGGCAATGCGGTCCTGCTGATTTAGCCAAGTTAGGTTTAGTAGCAATCGCCAAAATTAGGGTACTTtggcaatatatggccataaatGGTATTGGCTGAGCATCCTAAAATTCTATACTGACACAAGAGTTAAATACGGTGCAATTcaaaggaacattccattgaACGCTAAGCAAAGTCAGAGATTGGGAAAGAAACTAAATCAACCAAATAATGTTACACTAACTCCATGGGAGGATTTAACCTTAACATGACCAGTGGATGTGAAGCCCTCCCGAACCCCAGCAATAAGAGGTTAAATTGTCTATGTGACAAACACCCTTCCCATTCCACAATTTCCCTGCGGATCCggttcaagaaaaaaacaaaaacaaaaaaaccccaacgcTTAATTCTGTACATGACACAGACgagaatgttatttttttctcatatttttagttatcttttttttttttaacgatttatttttttttataccttgaAACAGAGAACAAACACTCGGGGGATAAGAGGGAAAAAGAGACATCAGGATAAAAATTATTACAACAGCACCTGGAATTGATAGGCCTGCCTAGGAGAAAcacaggcactgccacaccaCGACAGGAAAGAGCTACTGTCTGACGCTACCCAGACAGTCCAAACTCCATTGACTGGCGCTATAGGTCCAGGTCATAAAAATCGTCCAGTTCCTCATGGAACAAATCCCACTCGTCCTCTGAGTCCGTCAGGTCTTCGTCTGCGCCCGCCGCCAAAAGCATGAGCAGCATTTCGCCCAGCTCAAAGGTGACCACTTCGTCTTCGTCGTTATCAAAGACGTCGCCGTTCTCTCGTTCCTCGAAATCCCAGAAGCGATTTCTGCGTTGGGCCTACAGGGGAAAAAGAAGCCCAGGATAGGTGGGTATACGGCACCGACCGACAGAACGGACACAAGAAAACCCACTTACCCGGTACCGGCTGGACATTCCCCCTTTTTGCCGCGGTTGCGGCTCTTCGATGCGGCCGTCGGGGTACGCGTGCTTGTAAAAACAATTGCCTCCAAATGGACAAGTGCCGCGTCCTTCGTCAAAATACCGACAGGACTTGTTGCTGGGGAAAAATTTGAATTAAGTCAGGGCTAACTAAAACAGAAGCTCCCCCTTCTTTCAAGGCAGAAACATTAACTATGTAAAGACGTTTAGACCACAAATGAAAGCAAGGCTTAATTATGTAAGAAGTTCTACTTCAccaagtggagcagcctcccagcagaagtggtagagggtaatacagtgagggtattaaacatgcatgggatagacatacggctcctgaatctaagacgagaccaacgactgattaaggtttgagtctttacagcagaagcgGGCATACTAGATGGGGGcggaatggggccgatctgccatcaaattatatgttcTGATACACAGAGAAACGCTTATtactgtctgaaccaatcagcttTCATCAAAGAGGAGTAGCAGCTTGGGTGGACCAGTCAACTTCATCCATGGGTCAACTAACGAAGCAAGATGGCTGCACCCAGGAGGAGCCATGCCGAAACGGGGCAGGCCGACAAGTCAATAAAGAGGAATTTTAGCGCTATAAATTCCCCATCGTGTTCCATTAAAGTTACCCCATGGCCTCCTTGTACTTCTGGATGAGCTTctgtttctcttctttctcctctACCCAGTACTCGCTCGGAATGACAAAATTTGATGTGATGCGGCACTCGGGGCAGGATCTGGCAAAATAAAGGGAGACATGTTTTACCTGAACTAAACAAACTTAAGTCATCAGGAGTGAACCAAGGAAGGGGCTCAAACATCTCAAACATGCTATACCAAAAGCCCTACATGGCATTTTCTTCCCAGTGAGCACCAGAAGCTAGCACTTCTATTTACATACAACATGCGATCCCCTCCATACACTTGTGGCTTCAAACTCACTTAATGATTTTGCTCTCGAACTGCTTGGCGCTCCTCCATTTGCGGATGCATTTCAAGCAGTAAGCGTGGCTGCAGTTTGACAGAATCCCGAAGCGCCGCTCGCTGGGGTTCACTTTCTCATATATCACCTCCATGCAGACTCCGCACACGACATCTTTACTACGCTGGATGGCAAACGATAACTCCATGTCTTTTTCGTGAGCTTCGATGCAAGACTGTCATGGGTAGAGCAAAGGGTGTAAGGAAGAGGTAGCCAGACGTACCTCGCGCTAAACAGGGAACCAACTAGGCAGAGCCAGGTCATCCAGCGCGAATGAGCGCGCGAGAGAACGCGAATGAGCGCGCGAGAGAACGCGAATGAGCGCGCGAGAGAACGCGAATGAGCGCGCGAGAGAACGCAAATGAGCGCGCGAGAGAACGCAAATGAGCGCGCGAGAGAGAACGCCCCGGTGGTTTGCTAAGGGGAAATAAGAATCAAGTAACAACCAGAGGGCCTTTCCTCACCTTTATGTGCTGAGACCTTTGGGAGGTGTCCACAGGGTGAAGCACCTGCAGGCCGCACATATCACACGGGTCTCCGTGCAGGTAGACGCAGTTTTCGCCGTAGCGGCATTCCCCTACCGCAGCGTATGGACACAGCTGCTTTTTGAGCTCGGGGTCGGCGGGCTGCTCCATGCAATCATCACGGGTTTCCGTTCCCTGAGTTACAGCTTCCAGGACGGATGGACCTACAAGAACAAAAAAGGTTACTGAACCGaaaactaataaatataaatatgatataacGTATCTTAAATATAGTTACAATAacaacctcatattaagtgacAAACGTTTAAAAAGGATTTTTTGGATTTGTTTCTTCTAAGAATCTTTCCCCGATTTACACTGGATAGAACCATGGGCTTTGGCTAATAGGAATATCAACTATGAAACAATGAAGGCTTTTTAAAAGGTCTTCCTCATATTTCTTTGCGCATATTTGGTAATTAAGTGgttaaaaagagacaaaaaacaaatttttaaaTCGGAACTCCCACCGACTTTTCCTCCCGTTTGTGTCCCATTTATACAATAAATGTGCGCTGAGTAGGTTTCTGTTACTTGAAGCAGAATAACATGAAACCCCCATAAAGTTTAGCGGGGGTCCTCGAGTCCCCTTGTGATTTTGCTGCAGTAAATCCGGCGTTCCTAGCCGCAGGATATAAAGAGGTGGGAGTTCGCCTTTAACGTGGACAGGCAGACGGATGAGGGAACAAAACGTTAGGAACAtaatatggaaaaatacaaatttgacCTATCGAGTATATAATGAATTTGATTGTTGTCACTGAACCAAAAATAATCACGTAGTAACAAACGCCGTAGAGCATTTTATGTTACAGCTGGTACCAAAAGCTTAAGAAAAAAGATGACATCCGTGTCACCTTTTTTCAAGTGAggttaaaaggttaatatgGCCCAAGAGATACAATCTGTCACACAGggaatgtctgccttagtactGGAATCCGAGATGGGGCGACATTTCTACAAGTAACCCAGTATCCCCCGTATAGATCGCTGAAGCACCGTTAGAACGTACAGCTACATAATAACCGCTATTTACACTTACTGAAAGATACGGCCATCTTCCAGGGGATGAGAGCTGATGGAGACCAGTAAAGGAAGACGTGACAGAAGGATAAACCAAAGAATGCCAGGACAATAAGTGAAATATAACACGTATTCCAAAGATACGCTGCCGGGGAGAATCTGGCGTACTGGCAATATCAGGGGCAAtccattgttacattgttaacGTGAAGGATTTATTCTGATCAGAAGAAAAATCAATGGATGAATCTTAAGTGACCGTTTGCTGCTCCCAGAATGCATTCATTAAAAAGGATAAACATGCAACATGTACCCCCCAGGGGGCGTCTACCACCAAGTTCCAGATAGAGACAGAAGACTAATTCCAGAGCTTGTTTCAATCTTACTTTTGGAACCTTATGTTCATTTAGTTGCCCAGCAAGCACCTATAGTATGCCCCTTATACCCCCTGTTCTATTTCCATACTATTCATCTATCATTAGCCCTGTGGCTACAGTGGGTCAATTAACCCATTGTACCCATCTGCTAATAACGATGTAAAGGACTGTATGGTCCAGTAACATAGAACCGCTATGTGTAGAGGGCAGGCCCAACACAAAGCGGCAGAGGGGAACACCAAGGGAGCATAGATATATCTAATAACGTACACGGGCTTGGCCGTCACTGGTTGTCACAAATGCCCCCCTCCCACTAAAAATTACCACGTCCACAGTAGAGCCGCCCCGGAACAAACTCCACGGCATTCACCCAGTCTTCAGCCTGTGAGCCCCCAGCTGCCAGGTCAGTAGCGGTCAGTTCAGCTGCCTTACTGTTATTAGTGCTGCTCGGCTCCGGATGAGACTCACGGGGGCAGATCCTCGCGGCAGAAGTGTCTCCCGTCGGTTCTTGCTTAAGTGGCTTTGTGTGTTCATACCTTACGGGAGAAACCGGAGGAGAGATTAGAGGACAATCTACGAGCTTCCGAGATCACCTGGGGTGTAAATCGGTTGAAATTTGTAACACGAGTGGAGAGAATCTCTTTATTCTGCACACTTGCCAACCAAAGTAAATATACTCCTTTCCTTATATTCCATCTAAGCCCCTGAGCCTCATTGAAAATTGTGGCCTCTTGTTTAACTTTCTTGAACTTTAATTTGGAGAAATAACGAAGTGTGTCAACATTCAGAAGGGGGCTTTAAATTGCACTTTTTGGCTGTGACTGCGTTTACCTGCAGTGGTCTCCGTATGCACAGCACCCTCGTTGGTAATATCTGCAAATCATGGTAGATCTGCTGGTGGAAAGATCGTGGGAATAGCGACAGTTGTTGCCTTCTTTGCAGACTCCGTGCATGAAATATCTGCAAGGCGACAGGACgataaaaaatcttatttttttttctttaagtttcTATTCTCCAGCAAACTGGTTTACAAAAGGACAGGAGGCATTTTAATTCAAGTCGCAACTGACATTTCATGCAACTATGGCTCATATCAGGCCCCCACGGACATCCATCCTCGACAAACCATACTTTTACCTGCTCGTTTAGCTAGTTTGACAACCACGTACTGACCTCAGGAAAGACTCGACACAAACGATCCTAACCACTGGCCCAACATCCCAGTTATGCCAAGAGCCCGGCACCACCCTGCCCCAAGTTACACACCATTTTGGCACCCCAGTCAACCCCCACAGCTGGTGCACCAGGGGCTCTCACTTCCCAGCATGTGAAAGGGTCAAAAAAGGCCATTTACATAAACAGGGTGTGGTTGAAGGTGACAGGTTTAAGGGGCGGGACTTAATGTGACTTTGTGCCCTGTTgcagggtatttgtgtaaccg includes the following:
- the RAB19 gene encoding ras-related protein Rab-19, which encodes MQNATASDPAEDDPFDFLFKIILIGDSNVGKTSVVHRFQSGVFSDKHQNTIGVDFTVRSLNIEGKKVKVQVWDTAGQERFRTITQSYYRSAHGAIIAYDITRRQTFESVPHWIHEVERFGAANLMVMLIGNKSDLLEERQILFEEACTLAENRGLLAVLETSAKEARNIDEVFLLMAKELIARNTLHFHKESPRNSFALDSRPVVAPTDPAKNCQC
- the MKRN1 gene encoding E3 ubiquitin-protein ligase makorin-1 isoform X2, with the translated sequence MAEAAAAPASLTSAAAVAAGKAPLLAFPDNPPVGGWTRQVTCRYFMHGVCKEGNNCRYSHDLSTSRSTMICRYYQRGCCAYGDHCRYEHTKPLKQEPTGDTSAARICPRESHPEPSSTNNSPSVLEAVTQGTETRDDCMEQPADPELKKQLCPYAAVGECRYGENCVYLHGDPCDMCGLQVLHPVDTSQRSQHIKSCIEAHEKDMELSFAIQRSKDVVCGVCMEVIYEKVNPSERRFGILSNCSHAYCLKCIRKWRSAKQFESKIIKSCPECRITSNFVIPSEYWVEEKEEKQKLIQKYKEAMGNKSCRYFDEGRGTCPFGGNCFYKHAYPDGRIEEPQPRQKGGMSSRYRAQRRNRFWDFEERENGDVFDNDEDEVVTFELGEMLLMLLAAGADEDLTDSEDEWDLFHEELDDFYDLDL
- the MKRN1 gene encoding E3 ubiquitin-protein ligase makorin-1 isoform X1; the protein is MAEAAAAPASLTSAAAVAAGKAPLLAFPDNPPVGGWTRQVTCRYFMHGVCKEGNNCRYSHDLSTSRSTMICRYYQRGCCAYGDHCRYEHTKPLKQEPTGDTSAARICPRESHPEPSSTNNSKAAELTATDLAAGGSQAEDWVNAVEFVPGRLYCGRGPSVLEAVTQGTETRDDCMEQPADPELKKQLCPYAAVGECRYGENCVYLHGDPCDMCGLQVLHPVDTSQRSQHIKSCIEAHEKDMELSFAIQRSKDVVCGVCMEVIYEKVNPSERRFGILSNCSHAYCLKCIRKWRSAKQFESKIIKSCPECRITSNFVIPSEYWVEEKEEKQKLIQKYKEAMGNKSCRYFDEGRGTCPFGGNCFYKHAYPDGRIEEPQPRQKGGMSSRYRAQRRNRFWDFEERENGDVFDNDEDEVVTFELGEMLLMLLAAGADEDLTDSEDEWDLFHEELDDFYDLDL